The following DNA comes from Phytohabitans rumicis.
GCCATCACCAAGGCGGTCCGGCTGATCAACGACGGGGCCCGGTTCATCTGCACCAACCCCGACCCGACCGGCCCGTCCACCGAGGGCGCGCTGCCGGCCGCCGGCTCGGTGGCCGCCATGATTTCCAAGGCGACCGGCGTCGAGCCGTACTTCGTGGGCAAGCCCAACCCGATGATGATGCGGTCGGCGTTGAACAACATCGAGGCGCACTCCGAGACCACGGCCATGATCGGCGACCGGATGGACACCGACGTGCTGTGCGGGCTGGAGGCGGGCCTGGAGACGATCCTGGTGCTGACCGGCATCAGCACCCGCGCCGAGGCCGAGCGCTACCCCTACCGCCCGTCCCGCATCGTCGACTCGGTCGCCGACCTGATCGACGAGATCTGAGCGCTCGACGCGCGGATCAGCAGCTCCACCGGGTGCACCCGCTCGGTGCCCGTCGGCGTGTCGCCGCGCAGCAGCTCGAAGAGCAGGTCGGCGCAGGTCGCCCCGGCCTCCCGGGGGCGTAGGTCCATCGCGGTGATCGGCGGGTCCGCCGAGCGCATCGCCGGGGTGTCGACGCAGGACGCCAGCAGCAGGTCGGCGCCCACCGTACGGCCCGCTTCGCGCAGCACGGGCAGGATCTCCGCGGCGGCGCCGGCGGTCGCGCAGACGATGGCGTCCACCTCCGGCGCCGCCGCGAGCAGC
Coding sequences within:
- a CDS encoding substrate-binding domain-containing protein, whose protein sequence is MRALSRHRAGRRRRTLRARHRGRPDPRAPARPGATRPTIIAAGDESDWGASVQRGYRAWCARYGVPAVARTVAFDASADELRAAARALLAAAPEVDAIVCATAGAAAEILPVLREAGRTVGADLLLASCVDTPAMRSADPPITAMDLRPREAGATCADLLFELLRGDTPTGTERVHPVELLIRASSAQISSIRSATESTMRDGR
- a CDS encoding HAD-IIA family hydrolase — encoded protein: MDGVLVHEGQPVPGAPEFVNRLRSSGKPFLVLTNNSIYTPRDLQARLSRMGFEVPEPAIWTAALATAQFLADQRPGGTAYAIGEAGLTTALHAVGYILTDFAPDYVVLGETRTYSFEAITKAVRLINDGARFICTNPDPTGPSTEGALPAAGSVAAMISKATGVEPYFVGKPNPMMMRSALNNIEAHSETTAMIGDRMDTDVLCGLEAGLETILVLTGISTRAEAERYPYRPSRIVDSVADLIDEI